GCCGAACCGTTGGGGTTCGCCTCGGCCGTCGCGCGGCCGTCCGCGTCGACGTAGCGAAAGGCTACCCGGTCGCTCGCTTCGAGCCCATCCAGGGTCGGGTCATCGGCGACGTAGCTGCCCTCTCCGTGCGCTATGGGGAAGCGCAGGATCTGGCCCCGCCGATACTCGCTGGTGAAGGGGCTGGCGTCGTTCTCCACGCGCACGCGCACGGTCTCGCCTCGGAACTGACGGGAGTCGTTGCGCACGAGCGCGCCCGGCAGGAGCCCGGCTTCGCACAGGATCTGGAAACCGTTGCACACCCCCAGCACGAGCCCGCCCTTTTCCGCGAACTCCGCCACCGAGTCCATGACCGGGCTGAAGCGCGCTATGGCGCCGGCGCGCAGGTGATCGCCGTAGCTGAAGCCGCCCGGCAGGATCACCGCGTCGGGGTCGTCGAGGGAACGCTCCTCGTGCCACACGAAGCCCGCGTCCACGCCCATCACGTCGCGGAACGCCTTGTAGCAATCGTAGTCGCAATTGGACCCGGGGAAGGTCACGATCGCCACTCGCATCAAGCGACCTCCACGCGGAAGTCCTCGGTGACCGGATTGGCCAGGAGCTTCCGGCACATCTCCTCGGCCCGCTCACGCGCCGCCTCGGCGCTGGCCGCCTCGACGTTGAGCCGGATCAGGCGCCCGACCCGGACATCGGCGACCTCCTTGAAGTCCAGAGACCGGAGCGCGTGCTCCACCGCGTTCCCCTGTGGGTCCAGCAGCCCAGCGCGGGGCACGACCCTCACCTCCACCGCGAATTCGCTCATTCGCCCTCGCTGTCCTCCGATCCGTGTGAACGTCGCCTGCGCAGCAGCTTGGGTCCCCAGCGCCCGCCGCCTTCGTACGTCAGCTCGCGCCGCTCGGCTCCCGCTTCATCGATGTCCTCTTCGTCCTCGTCGAACAGCGGGTCGCGCTCCGGCAGTCGCTCGAAGAGCCCCCAGAGGAGCGATTTGGCCAGCCCGTACGTCGTGTAGAGCGCGGCCATGCCGAAGAAGTAGAGGCGCGGCACGGTGAACGTCGCCACGAGCGTCAGCACGATGAGGCCCAGCGTGGCTATGCCCTTGGCGGTCCGGAAGCCGAACTTCGGCACCACCGCGTAGGGGATGTGGCTCATCATCAGGCCGCCGAGCACGACCATCGCCCCCGTCATGATCTCGGGCCACGGCAGGCCGACGAGGTTGTCCGCGAAGAAGGTGGTCTGGCTGAAGGGGTAGAACGTGGCCAGCAGCGACCCCGCGGTGGGCGACGGCAACCCGTAGAACACGGACTTCGCCGACCCCGCCTGCTCCACGTTGAAGCGGGCCAGCCGCAGCACCACCGCGGTGATGTAGATGAACGAGGCGATCCAGCCCCAGGGGCCTTCCTGCAGGAACTGGAAGTAGATGACCAGCGCCGGGGCCACGCCGAAGCTGATCACGTCCACGAGCGAGTCCAGTTGCTCCCCGAACTTGCTGCCCGTGGCCGTGTAGCGCGCGACCCTGCCGTCCAGCATGTCCAGGAAGGCGGCGCCGACGATCAGCCAGGCGGCGGTCTCGAATCGGCCCTGCGCGGCCGACACGATCGCCCAGACCCCGAAGAACAGGTTGGTCAGGGTCAGCGCGCTGGGGAGCACCACGATGCCGCGCTTCAGGTTGGGTCTCACGGCGACCTCCCGGTCAGGCGACGGTGAATGTCCGCGTAACGCTCCGACGTCTCGCGTACGACGTGCTCGGGCAGCGGCGGGGGAGGCGGTCGCTTGTCCCACGCGCCGCGGTCGGCGAGCGCCTCCAGGTAGTCCCGCACCGGCTGCTTGTCCAGGGAAGGCGGAGACGATCCGGGCTGGTAGCCTTCCAGGGGCCAGAAGCGCGAAGAGTCGGGCGTCAGCACCTCGTCGATCAGGAGCGGCTCGCCGTGGACGTCCAGGCCGAACTCGAACTTGGTATCCGCGAGGATCAGACCCGCCGCTTCGGCGATGTGAGTGGCCCGCGCGAACAGCGCCAGGCTGCGCGATCGCAGGGTTTCGGCCAGGTCCGTCCCCAGCGCGTCCCGCACGACCTCGAACGTCACGTTCTCGTCGTGCCCGGACGCGGCCTTGGTGGCCGGCGAGAAAATGGCTTCGCGCAGTCGCTCCGCCTGGCGCAGCCCCGTGGGCAACGGCTCGCCGGCGAGGGTGCCCGTCGCCTCGTACTCGCGCCACGCCGAGCCGGCCAGGTACCCGCGCACGACGCACTCGAAGGGCACCGTGTCCGCCCGCTCGCACAGCAACGCTCGACCCGCCCACCGGTCCCGGTCGGCCTCGATGGCCGGAACCTCCGACGCTATGCGGTCGGGGTCGTAGGCCAGGACGTGGTGCGGACCGAGCTCCGCGAGACGCTCCACCCACCACGCGGTCAGAGAGCTCAGGACCCGCCCCTTGCCGGGTACGGGCTCTCCCATCACCACGTCGAACGCGCTCAGGCGGTCGGACGCGACCATCAGCACGCGGTCCGCGCCGACCTCGTACATCTCGCGTACCTTGCCGCGGCGCAGAAGCGGCAGCGGCAGGTCCGTCTCGAGCACGGCGTCCAGGGCGGATGGGGTCACACCGTCGGCTCCGGCATGGGCGCCAGCTCCGCGGCCGCCAGCACGGGGTCGGCCTCCGCGGCCAGGAAGGCGTCGACCTGTTCGGGCGCGCGCCCCACGTGCAACTCGGGGCGCAGCGTTTGGCGAATCTCTTCGGCCGTGAGCGCGAGCGCCGGATCGGCGGCCAGCCGGTCCGGCAGGTCCGGCGGCTCTCCGGTCGCGGCGGCGTGCTCGGCCGACGCCACGGCGTGCCGCTGGATGGTCTCGTGGAGCTGCTGGCGGTCGCCGCCGGCGCGCACCGCACGCATCAGGATGGCCTCGGTCGCGACGAACGGCAGCTCTCGCCTCAGGCGCGCCTCGATGACCGCTTCGTTGACCCGCAACCCGGCGGCCACCTCGTGGACCAGCAGCAGGATGGCGTCCACCGAGAGGAAGGCCTCCGGGATCGCTATGCGGCGGTTGGCCGAGTCGTCCAGCGTGCGCTCGAGCCACTGCGTCGCGGCGGTCATGGCCGGGTCCAGGCTCAGCGCGATGGCGTGGCGCGCCAGCGCGCCGATGCGCTCCGAACGCATGGGGTTGCGCTTGTAGGGCATGGCCGACGAGCCCACCTGCGCCGCGCCGAAGGGCTCCTCCACTTCGCGCAGGTGCTGTAGCAGTCGCACGTCGTGCGAGAACTTGCTGGCGGACGCGGCTACGCCGGCCAGCGTGGCGACCAACGCGTAGTCGACCTTGCGCGGGTAGGTCTGCCCGGTGACGCCGAAGCCCCGCTCGAAGTCGAACGCGGCCGCCACCGCGTCGTCCAGCCGGTCCACCTTGCTGGCGTCCCGGTCGAACAACTCCAAGAACGACGCTTGAGTGCCGGTGGCCCCCCGGATGCCCCTGAAGCGGAGCGCGCCCAGCCGGAAGTCGATCTCCTCGAGGTCCAGCAGCAGGTCCTGCAGCCAGAGCGTCGCGCGCTTACCCACGGTGGTCGCCTGCGCCGGCTGGAAGTGGGTGAAGCCGAGCGTAGGTGTGGCGCGGTGGGCGCGCGCGAAGCGGGCCAGCGCGTCCACGCAGGCGAGCACGCGCGCGCGCACCAGGCGCAGAGCGTCGCGGTAGAGAATCAGGTCCGCGTTGTCCGTCACGAAGCAGCTCGTGGCGCCGGCGTGGATCCAGCCGGCGGCGGCCGGCGCGGCCTCGCCGTACAGGCGGACGTGGGCCATCACGTCGTGGCGCGTCTCGCGCTCCAGCTCCGCCGCGCGCGCCAGGTCGATGTCGTCCTGCGTGGCGCGCATCTGGGAAAGCGCCTCGGCTGGGATGTCGAGTCCCAGGTCGCTCTGCGCCTGTGCCAGAGCGGTCCACAGCCGACGCCACGTCCGAAAGCGGGCGTGGGGCGAGAAGATGCCGCTCATCTCACGCGACGCGTAGCGCCCCGTCAACGGATGCTGGAAGGTATCGGCGGTCTCCATCACCGCTCGTCCGTGACGTAGAACCAGGTGTAGGCGAGGCGCCCGTCGCGCTCGTACGCGAGCCGGGTCGAACCGCGCCCGGCGGCCGCCGCGAGCAGATCGGCCGCCTGCTCGGCGCCGCGCACGCGGGTCTGGTTGACCTGCAGGATCAGGTCTCCCCTGCGCAGCCCCAGTTGGGTCCGGGCCGCCTCGGAGAGGTCCACGATGAGCGCGCCCTGCTCGCTGACGAGGCCGCGCTCGGCCCGAATGGCGGGATTGAGGCTGACCAGCTCGAAGTCGGCCAGGGCCTGGATGCGCTGCGCGGTAACGGACGGGAGGTCCACCGGCGTCAGCGAGAGCGTGCGCGAGCCGTCTCCCCTGGCCACCTCCAGCGCGAGTTCACCCCCGACAGACGCGTCCAGCAGCGCGGCCTGCCAGTCCAGCGGCGTGCGCAGCGCTCGCCCTCCCGCGGACAGAATGACGGCGCCCGGCTCCAGGCCGGCGTCCTCGGCGGGCGACCCCGGCGTGACGGCGCTGACGCGCACCCTGCGGCTGCGCGCGAACGAGCCGTCCGAGACGGGCTCCACGTCCAGCCCGACCCAGGGGCGGCGCACCACTCCGTCGTCCAGCAGATCCAGTGCTATGCGGCGCGCGCGATTGATTGGTATCGCGAAGCCAAGGCCTTCGCTGCCGCCCGAAGACGATAGAATCGAGGAATTTACGCCGATCACCTCGCCCAACGCATTAACGAGCGGCCCGCCGGAGTTGCCGGGGTTGATGGAGGCATCGGTCTGGATCATGTCGAGGTAGAAGCCCGCGTCATCCTGCTGCGACGCGATGTTTCGCCCCACCCCGCTCACCACCCCGGCGGTCACGGTCGGCTCGGTGTTGGCGAGCTGGAAGCCGAACGGGTTGCCGATGGCGACCACCCATTCGCCGATCAGGAGGTCGTCGGAGTCTCCCAGCGGCGCGACAGCGAACGGCTCCGACGCGTCCGCGTCGGGGTTCAGCGGAGCCGCCTCGTCGATCCGTAGCAGCGCCAGGTCGTTGACCACGTCTACTCCAACGACCTCCGCGCCGAAGTTACGGCCGTCGCCCAGCGTCACGACGATGCTCTCCGCCGCTCGGACCACGTGCTCGTTGGTCAGGATCAGTCCATCGGCGTGGATGATGAACCCGGAGCCCAGCCCGGGCACGCGCTGCTGCCCTCCGTCCGAGAATAGCCGGTCCCACAGGGAACTCGACCGGGGCTGTCTCGACCGGATCGTGTTCACGCTGACCACCGCCGGCGCGGTACGGCGCGCGGCGCGCACGATCGCCGTGGTGCGCGACTGGTCCAGGTCCTGACCCACAGCCTGGCGTCGGGGGAGGACCGGCGGCCGGTCGGCTTCGGCGACGGTGGCCACCTCGGCGCGCTCGGTCGAGTCGCGTGCCTCCTGGCCGCTGCACGCCGCCGGCGCGAGGCACGCGAGGACCGCGGCGAGAGCGAAAGAGGGGACGGAGCGCGGTCGCATCAGAGCGCCTGCTGCGCTTGATCCAGCTTGGCCCAGTCCGCCAGGAAGGCGTCGAGGCCCCTGTCGGTCAACGGATGCTTCATGAGCTGCCGGAGCACCTTGGGCGGGATGGTCGCGACGTCGGCTCCGAACTCCGCGGCCTGAACGAAGTGCAGGGGGTGCCGGATCGAGGCGGCCAGGAGCTCGGTTTCGAACCCGTAGTTGTCGTAGATGATCCTGATCTGTCGGATCAGGTCCATGCCGTCTCCCGAAACGTCGTCGATGCGGCCGATGAAGGGAGAGATGAACGACGCGCCGGCCTTGGCGGCGAGGAGCGCCTGCGACGCCGAGAAGCACAGCGTGACGTTGACCCCTATGCCCTCGGCCCGTAGCGCCCGACACGCCCGCAGACCGTCGTCGGTCAGAGGCACCTTGACCACGATGTTGTCGGCCAGCGCCGCAAGCTTGCGGCCCTGCTCCAGCATGCCGTCCCTGTCGAGCGCGACGACCTCGGCGCTGACCGGTCCGTCGACCGTGCGGCAGATCTCGAGCAGTATCTCGGTCGGGGATCCTTCCCCCGCGACCTTGGCGAGCAGCGTGGGGTTGGTGGTGATGCCGTCGATCAGCCCGGCGTCCGCGGCCCAGGCAATGTCGTTCAGGTCCGCGGTGTCCAGGAAAATCTTCATGTCTTCTCCGGCGCCGTGCGCGCCACCTCAGGGAATCGGCAGGCCGACCTCGGCGCCTGCCGCCGCGTGCCGCTCGAGCTCGTCGGGATCGTAGTATACCCGCGCCAGGAACAGCCCGCCCGCGGGCGCCGGCGCCGACGTGACCAGACCCGCGTGCGCGTCCAGCAGCCCGGGGATGTCCGCGCCCGGGCGCTTGCCAAGAGCGACCTCGATCATGGTACCCACGAGATACCTGACCATGTGGTGGAGAAACCGATCGGCGCGGACGTGGTAGGCAACGCCCAACTCCCCCCAGTCGCGCCATCCCGAGGAGAATACCCGGCAGCGGACGC
This genomic interval from Gemmatimonadota bacterium contains the following:
- the purQ gene encoding phosphoribosylformylglycinamidine synthase subunit PurQ, whose protein sequence is MRVAIVTFPGSNCDYDCYKAFRDVMGVDAGFVWHEERSLDDPDAVILPGGFSYGDHLRAGAIARFSPVMDSVAEFAEKGGLVLGVCNGFQILCEAGLLPGALVRNDSRQFRGETVRVRVENDASPFTSEYRRGQILRFPIAHGEGSYVADDPTLDGLEASDRVAFRYVDADGRATAEANPNGSARNIAGILNERGNVLGLMPHPERAVEELLGSTDGLGLLRSLVGSLAEAAP
- the purS gene encoding phosphoribosylformylglycinamidine synthase subunit PurS, with the translated sequence MSEFAVEVRVVPRAGLLDPQGNAVEHALRSLDFKEVADVRVGRLIRLNVEAASAEAARERAEEMCRKLLANPVTEDFRVEVA
- the pssA gene encoding CDP-diacylglycerol--serine O-phosphatidyltransferase, with the translated sequence MRPNLKRGIVVLPSALTLTNLFFGVWAIVSAAQGRFETAAWLIVGAAFLDMLDGRVARYTATGSKFGEQLDSLVDVISFGVAPALVIYFQFLQEGPWGWIASFIYITAVVLRLARFNVEQAGSAKSVFYGLPSPTAGSLLATFYPFSQTTFFADNLVGLPWPEIMTGAMVVLGGLMMSHIPYAVVPKFGFRTAKGIATLGLIVLTLVATFTVPRLYFFGMAALYTTYGLAKSLLWGLFERLPERDPLFDEDEEDIDEAGAERRELTYEGGGRWGPKLLRRRRSHGSEDSEGE
- a CDS encoding phosphoribosylaminoimidazolesuccinocarboxamide synthase; this encodes MDAVLETDLPLPLLRRGKVREMYEVGADRVLMVASDRLSAFDVVMGEPVPGKGRVLSSLTAWWVERLAELGPHHVLAYDPDRIASEVPAIEADRDRWAGRALLCERADTVPFECVVRGYLAGSAWREYEATGTLAGEPLPTGLRQAERLREAIFSPATKAASGHDENVTFEVVRDALGTDLAETLRSRSLALFARATHIAEAAGLILADTKFEFGLDVHGEPLLIDEVLTPDSSRFWPLEGYQPGSSPPSLDKQPVRDYLEALADRGAWDKRPPPPPLPEHVVRETSERYADIHRRLTGRSP
- the purB gene encoding adenylosuccinate lyase, whose product is METADTFQHPLTGRYASREMSGIFSPHARFRTWRRLWTALAQAQSDLGLDIPAEALSQMRATQDDIDLARAAELERETRHDVMAHVRLYGEAAPAAAGWIHAGATSCFVTDNADLILYRDALRLVRARVLACVDALARFARAHRATPTLGFTHFQPAQATTVGKRATLWLQDLLLDLEEIDFRLGALRFRGIRGATGTQASFLELFDRDASKVDRLDDAVAAAFDFERGFGVTGQTYPRKVDYALVATLAGVAASASKFSHDVRLLQHLREVEEPFGAAQVGSSAMPYKRNPMRSERIGALARHAIALSLDPAMTAATQWLERTLDDSANRRIAIPEAFLSVDAILLLVHEVAAGLRVNEAVIEARLRRELPFVATEAILMRAVRAGGDRQQLHETIQRHAVASAEHAAATGEPPDLPDRLAADPALALTAEEIRQTLRPELHVGRAPEQVDAFLAAEADPVLAAAELAPMPEPTV
- a CDS encoding trypsin-like peptidase domain-containing protein produces the protein MRPRSVPSFALAAVLACLAPAACSGQEARDSTERAEVATVAEADRPPVLPRRQAVGQDLDQSRTTAIVRAARRTAPAVVSVNTIRSRQPRSSSLWDRLFSDGGQQRVPGLGSGFIIHADGLILTNEHVVRAAESIVVTLGDGRNFGAEVVGVDVVNDLALLRIDEAAPLNPDADASEPFAVAPLGDSDDLLIGEWVVAIGNPFGFQLANTEPTVTAGVVSGVGRNIASQQDDAGFYLDMIQTDASINPGNSGGPLVNALGEVIGVNSSILSSSGGSEGLGFAIPINRARRIALDLLDDGVVRRPWVGLDVEPVSDGSFARSRRVRVSAVTPGSPAEDAGLEPGAVILSAGGRALRTPLDWQAALLDASVGGELALEVARGDGSRTLSLTPVDLPSVTAQRIQALADFELVSLNPAIRAERGLVSEQGALIVDLSEAARTQLGLRRGDLILQVNQTRVRGAEQAADLLAAAAGRGSTRLAYERDGRLAYTWFYVTDER
- the fsa gene encoding fructose-6-phosphate aldolase produces the protein MKIFLDTADLNDIAWAADAGLIDGITTNPTLLAKVAGEGSPTEILLEICRTVDGPVSAEVVALDRDGMLEQGRKLAALADNIVVKVPLTDDGLRACRALRAEGIGVNVTLCFSASQALLAAKAGASFISPFIGRIDDVSGDGMDLIRQIRIIYDNYGFETELLAASIRHPLHFVQAAEFGADVATIPPKVLRQLMKHPLTDRGLDAFLADWAKLDQAQQAL